In Spirobacillus cienkowskii, a genomic segment contains:
- a CDS encoding ATP-binding protein yields MFQQAKNLAQKLRLPGFLENMERRCAEFESGNLSPSEFLSLLLSDEANSRKNKLNKRLESIARFRHRIDLEDWDASFDRGISKAKMKEIFQLSFLHNRENLIILGKTGEGKTHLAIGIGRRACQESSGVLFSSVNFFLEEAIATKASGKYLAWVKTITKKEILIFDDFALRQYNHEEAGIILDILEERQRKSITIVTSQVHPDGWIKLFEDPVIAEAIVDRLRNPSQIITLKGGSYREKLKITKKD; encoded by the coding sequence ATGTTCCAACAAGCCAAAAACTTAGCACAAAAATTACGTTTACCTGGATTTTTAGAAAATATGGAAAGAAGATGCGCGGAGTTTGAATCAGGAAATCTAAGTCCATCTGAATTTTTATCGCTGTTATTGTCAGACGAGGCAAATTCTAGGAAAAATAAATTAAACAAGCGCCTAGAATCCATAGCACGATTTCGCCATCGTATTGATTTAGAAGACTGGGATGCGTCTTTTGACAGAGGTATCTCAAAAGCAAAAATGAAAGAAATATTTCAACTTTCTTTTTTACATAATCGAGAAAATTTAATTATTCTTGGAAAAACAGGCGAAGGGAAAACTCATTTAGCAATAGGGATAGGGCGCCGTGCATGCCAAGAAAGTTCAGGAGTTCTATTTTCTTCAGTCAACTTTTTTCTTGAAGAAGCCATTGCAACAAAAGCTTCTGGAAAATATCTTGCTTGGGTAAAAACAATAACGAAGAAAGAAATTTTAATATTTGATGATTTTGCTTTACGGCAATATAACCATGAAGAAGCGGGTATCATACTTGATATTCTTGAAGAACGTCAAAGAAAAAGCATTACAATTGTAACTTCACAGGTTCATCCTGATGGTTGGATTAAATTGTTTGAAGACCCTGTCATTGCAGAAGCAATTGTTGATAGATTACGAAATCCTAGTCAAATAATTACACTAAAAGGAGGTTCTTATAGAGAAAAGCTTAAAATAACAAAAAAAGACTAG
- the istA gene encoding IS21 family transposase, with protein MRRKGRVSMEKLGQILQMREKRRSIRTIARCLHMSRKTVKKYLQENLHKECLNKNTQYQTHSPNDKLNPDDIPNWAQEIDIELVLKELGKGISYKVLYEELKPTISYFSFWRFFRKLYGLKRQNISIRIIHKPGEKTYVDFCDGIQIFDELTGEVIKTHLFVATLPFSQYTFAEFTLDQKLETFIELHDKTWEFFGGVTDYTVPDNLKSAVSKAHRYDPDCNKSFCEYANHVGFAVLPARPYKPRDKASVEGNIHHIQKSFFQRVRNKKYQTLFELNQDFKIFLKEFNNSIMKDYGVSRKERFSTEEPYLKAVPAEKFQLFNWKIAKVHPDCHIQVEKNFYSVPFHFAGKEVRVRYSKNYLEVFSSNGELLSSHKKIKGIGKSSTDPGHWPQEKQRYLSFDINKAKLEAKKIGENTYKLIDFLFSQSHPLRFLRPVQGMLRLVYSNKFNKEDMEYAAKMAFSHKIYRLSYITDCCIFHVNGGAKPRATQAPIRTLNTIHLHQSKEKIFN; from the coding sequence ATGAGAAGAAAAGGACGGGTTAGTATGGAAAAGTTGGGGCAAATCCTGCAAATGCGGGAAAAAAGGCGTTCCATTAGGACAATTGCACGATGTCTTCATATGTCGAGAAAGACAGTCAAGAAATATCTTCAAGAAAATTTGCATAAAGAATGTCTAAACAAAAACACTCAATATCAAACTCATTCTCCAAATGACAAACTTAATCCAGACGATATACCTAACTGGGCTCAAGAAATTGATATTGAACTCGTATTAAAAGAATTGGGTAAGGGAATTAGCTATAAGGTTCTTTATGAAGAACTCAAACCCACCATTAGTTATTTTAGCTTTTGGAGATTTTTTAGAAAACTATACGGCTTAAAAAGGCAAAACATTTCAATAAGAATAATCCATAAACCAGGAGAAAAAACTTATGTTGATTTTTGTGATGGTATCCAGATTTTTGATGAACTAACTGGTGAGGTTATTAAAACTCATTTATTTGTCGCAACACTGCCTTTTAGTCAATACACTTTTGCAGAGTTTACATTAGATCAAAAGCTAGAAACTTTTATTGAATTGCATGATAAAACTTGGGAGTTTTTTGGAGGGGTAACAGATTACACTGTGCCTGATAATTTAAAAAGTGCTGTAAGCAAAGCACATCGCTATGACCCTGATTGCAATAAATCATTTTGTGAATATGCAAACCATGTAGGTTTTGCAGTTTTACCAGCAAGGCCATATAAACCAAGAGATAAAGCTTCTGTTGAAGGCAATATTCATCATATTCAAAAATCTTTTTTTCAGCGTGTCAGAAATAAAAAGTATCAAACTTTATTTGAACTCAATCAGGATTTTAAAATATTTTTGAAAGAATTCAACAACTCTATTATGAAAGACTATGGTGTATCAAGGAAAGAAAGATTTAGTACAGAAGAACCTTATTTAAAGGCTGTTCCTGCGGAAAAATTTCAATTGTTTAATTGGAAAATAGCAAAGGTTCATCCTGATTGCCATATTCAAGTGGAAAAAAATTTTTACTCAGTTCCATTTCACTTTGCTGGCAAAGAAGTTAGAGTTAGATATTCAAAGAATTATTTAGAAGTTTTTTCTTCAAATGGAGAGCTTTTATCTTCACATAAAAAAATAAAAGGAATAGGAAAGTCATCAACCGATCCTGGTCATTGGCCTCAAGAAAAACAACGTTACCTCAGCTTTGATATCAATAAAGCAAAATTGGAGGCTAAAAAAATAGGAGAAAACACGTATAAGTTGATTGATTTTTTATTTTCACAAAGTCACCCTTTGCGCTTTTTACGTCCTGTACAAGGGATGTTAAGACTAGTGTATTCAAATAAATTTAACAAAGAAGATATGGAATATGCAGCAAAAATGGCGTTTTCTCATAAAATTTACCGTCTCTCATATATAACTGATTGTTGTATTTTTCATGTAAATGGAGGGGCAAAGCCAAGAGCAACGCAAGCGCCAATCCGTACACTAAACACAATCCATCTTCATCAAAGCAAAGAAAAGATATTCAATTAA
- a CDS encoding proline dehydrogenase family protein: MGSVPFYAKRFISGSNYEDSLKVVEKLNANHISVTLDVLGENVKEKNQVLKFLEEYETVIKKISEKKLDCYVSIKLTILGLDIDNNFCYENLCRILKLADSNNIRVALDMEGSNYTERTIAMYERVAKEYKSPEIVLQAYLYRTEADINRVLSANGKIRLCKGAYKESPEKAYQKMSLVVENYKILIQKLLLRGNRVCIATHDDKLIDFCSQFIETNKVPKDRYEFQMLYGMREKTWTEIRKSGHNMTVYVPYGQEWQAYYARRLKERKENIFFVLKNLFKS, encoded by the coding sequence ATGGGAAGCGTACCGTTTTATGCCAAACGATTTATTTCAGGCTCAAATTATGAAGATTCCTTAAAAGTAGTAGAAAAACTCAATGCAAATCATATTTCTGTCACACTTGATGTTTTAGGAGAAAACGTCAAAGAAAAAAATCAAGTATTAAAATTTTTGGAAGAATATGAAACAGTCATTAAAAAAATATCAGAAAAAAAATTAGACTGTTACGTTTCAATCAAACTGACAATACTGGGTTTAGATATTGATAATAATTTTTGCTACGAAAATCTTTGCAGAATTTTAAAATTAGCCGATTCTAACAATATTCGTGTTGCTCTAGACATGGAAGGTTCCAATTATACTGAAAGAACCATTGCCATGTATGAACGTGTTGCAAAAGAATACAAAAGTCCTGAAATTGTTTTACAAGCGTATTTATATAGAACAGAAGCAGATATAAACCGGGTGCTTTCTGCAAATGGAAAAATTAGATTATGCAAAGGCGCCTACAAAGAATCTCCAGAAAAAGCTTATCAAAAAATGTCGCTGGTTGTTGAAAATTATAAGATATTAATTCAAAAACTTTTGCTTAGAGGCAATCGCGTTTGCATTGCAACCCATGACGACAAACTTATTGATTTTTGCAGTCAATTTATAGAAACCAATAAAGTACCTAAAGATCGATATGAATTTCAAATGCTTTATGGTATGCGAGAAAAAACCTGGACTGAAATACGTAAAAGTGGCCATAACATGACTGTTTATGTTCCCTATGGCCAAGAGTGGCAAGCTTATTATGCACGTCGCCTAAAAGAAAGAAAAGAAAATATTTTTTTTGTTCTTAAAAACTTATTTAAGTCTTAA